A genomic segment from Bos taurus isolate L1 Dominette 01449 registration number 42190680 breed Hereford chromosome 1, ARS-UCD2.0, whole genome shotgun sequence encodes:
- the SON gene encoding protein SON isoform 2 (isoform 2 is encoded by transcript variant 2) has translation MATNIEQIFRSFVVSKFREIQQELSSGRSEGQLNGETNTPIEGNQAGDAAASARNLPNEDIVQKIEEVLSGVLDTELRYKPDLKEASRKSRCVSVQTDPTDEIPTKKSKKHKKHKNKKKKKKKEKEKKYKRQSEESESKPKSHHDGNIESDSFLKFDSEPSEMALEHSVRAFGLYDTSESPAVVLEPPVVSMEVSEPHILETLTPATKHTELSVASTSVVSMPSEQSVAVMLEPSTTKILDSFATAPVPTTTVVLKSSEPVVTVSVECQMKSVQKSLESTPPEPSKIMLLEPPVAKVLELSETLVSSETPTEVHPEPSTSTAMDFPESSATEVLRLPEQPVEGPSEIADSSMTRPQEMLELPKTTALELQESSVASVMELPGPPATSMPELQGPPVTPVLELPGPSATPAPELPGPLSTPVPELLGPPATAVPELAGPSVTSVPQLSQELSGLPAPSMGLEPPQEVPEPPVMAQELPGLPAVTTAVELPGQPVVTVAMELTEQPVTTTELEQPVGMTAVEHPGQPEVTTATGLLGQPEAAMVLELPGQPVATTALELSGQPSVTGVPELPGLPSATRALELSGQPVATGALELPGQLMAAGALEFSGQSGAAGALELLGQPLATGVLELPGQPGAPELPGQPVATVALEISVQSVVTTELSTMTVSQSLEVPSTTALESYNTVAQELPTTLVGETSVTVGVDPLMAQESHMLASNTMETHMLASNTMDSQMLASNTMDSQMLASNTMDSQMLASSTMDSQMLATSSMDSQMLATSSMDSQMLATSSMDSQMLATSSMDSQMLATSSMDSQMLATSSMDSQMLATSSMDSQMLATSSMDSQMLATSTMDSQMLATSSMDSQMLASGTMDSQMLASGSMDAQMLASGTMDAQMLASSTQDSAMLGSKSPDPYRLAQDPYRLAQDPYRLGHDPYRLGHDAYRLGQDPYRLGHDPYRLTPDPYRMSPRPYRIAPRSYRIAPRPYRLAPRPLMLASRRSMMMSYAAERSMMSSYERSMMSYERSMMSPMAERSMMSAYERSMMSAYERSMMSPMAERSMMSAYERSMMSAYERSMMSPMADRSMMSMGADRSMMSSYSAADRSMMSSYSAADRSMMSSYTADRSMMSMAADSYTDSYTDTYTEAYMVPPLPPEEPPTMPPLPPEEPPMTPPLPPEEPPEGPVLAAEQSALTAENTWSAEVPALAPEESVSLPEPPVSQSEIAEPLAVTANYSVSASEPSVLASEADVTVPEPQLEPESSVMSTPVESAAGAEEHEMVAERPVTYMVSETPTTSAEPTVLTSEPSVISETAETYDSMRASGQTASEVSMSLLEPAVPIAEPSQSTVDLPAMAVPEHPAGIVSETSTVAVPEPQAEAVLDPPAAAVQDPPAVAVLDPPAEAVPEPLALSEPEHVTVAVPVVSTLEPTVPILEPVVSILQPNVIVSEPSSCVQESTVTISEPPVTVSEQTQVIPAETVVESTAVILESSVIKGMNLLSGDQSIASEIGLQEIAMHSEEEPRAEGLLKSGSNETENCISTDLNINNHLIAQEMECSTVSAASTGAIGEMGEEAVLPTSETKQCTVLDTCPSVSETELGGTLSSVGPLVLESEAVGTGKDLEFGTASALSSVSKYDGEVSLTTQDTEHDMVISTSPSGGSEADIEGPLPAQDIHPDLSNNFINKDAEGSLPVQESDQMLAAAISPKESSGEDKEVSLTTKEILSDSGFPASIDDINEADLVRPLLPKDMERLTNLRAGIEGPLLPSEVERDKSAASPVVISIPEKASESSSEEKDDYEIFVKVKDTHEKSKKNKNRDKGEKEKKRDSSLRSRSKRSKSSEHKSRKRTSESRSRARKRSSKSKSHRSQTRSRSRSRRRRRSSRSRSKSRGRRSVSKEKRKRSPKHRSKSRERKRKRSSSRDNRKTGRARSRTPSRRSRSHTPSRRRRSRSGGRRSFSISPSRRSRTPSRRSRTPSRRSRTPSRRSRTPSRRSRTPSRRSRTPSRRRRSRSVVRRRSFSISPVRLRRSRTPLRRRFSRSPIRRKRSRSSERGRSPKRLTDLNKAQLLEIAKANAAAMCAKAGVPLPPNLKPAPPPTIEEKVAKKSGGATIEELTEKCKQIAQSKEDDDVIVNKPHVSDEEEEEPPFYHHPFKLSEPKPIFFNLNIAAAKPTPPKSQVTLTKEFPVSSGSQHRKKEADSVYGEWVPVEKNGEENKDDDNVFSSNLPSEPVDISTAMSERALAQKRLSENAFDLEAMSMLNRAQERIDAWAQLNSIPGQFTGSTGVQVLTQEQLANTGAQAWIKKDQFLRAAPVTGGMGAVLMRKMGWKEGEGLGKNKEGNKEPILVDFKTDRKGLVAVGERAQKRSGNFSAAMKDLSGKHPVSALMEICNKRRWQPPEFLLVHDSGPDHRKHFLFRVLRNGSPYQPNCMFFLNRY, from the exons ATGGCGACCAACATCGAGCAGATTTTTAGGTCTTTCGTGGTCAGTAAATTCCGGGAAATTCAACAGGAACTATCAAG TGGAAGGAGTGAAGGACAGCTCAATGGTGAAACAAACACACCTATTGAAGGAAACCAGGCAGGTGATGCAGCTGCCTCTGCCAGGAACCTACCAAATGAAGACATAGTTCAGAAGATAGAGGAAGTACTTTCTGGGGTCTTAGATACAGAATTACGATATAAGCCAG acTTGAAGGAGGCATCCAGAAAAAGTAGATGTGTGTCTGTCCAAACAGATCCTACTGATGAAATTCCTACCAAAAAGTCGAAGAAGcataaaaagcacaaaaataaaaagaagaaaaagaagaaagaaaaggagaaaaagtataaaagacaGTCAGAAGAATCCGAGTCAAAGCCGAAATCACATCATGATGGGAACATAGAGTCGGATTCCTTTTTGAAGTTTGATTCTGAACCTTCAGAGATGGCACTGGAGCATTCTGTAAGAGCATTTGGCCTGTATGATACCAGTGAATCTCCTGCAGTTGTGCTTGAACCTCCTGTAGTTTCGATGGAGGTCTCAGAGCCACACATCTTAGAAACTTTGACGCCAGCTACAAAACATACAGAACTGTCAGTTGCATCTACGTCAGTAGTCTCAATGCCGTCAGAGCAGTCTGTGGCAGTAATGCTGGAACCATCCACAACAAAGATTCTGGATTCCTTTGCAACAGCACCAGTGCCTACAACAACAGTAGTGCTAAAGTCATCTGAGccagtggtaacagtgtcagtGGAGTGTCAGATGAAATCTGTGCAGAAATCTTTGGAGAGCACACCTCCAGAGCCATCAAAGATCATGTTGCTAGAGCCTCCAGTAGCAAAAGTGCTAGAGCTATCAGAAACTCTTGTGTCATCAGAGACACCTACTGAGGTGCACCCTGAGCCAAGCACGTCAACAGCAATGGATTTTCCAGAGTCGTCAGCAACTGAAGTGCTAAGATTGCCAGAGCAGCCTGTAGAAGGACCGTCAGAGATTGCAGATTCATCCATGACACGACcgcaggagatgctggagctGCCCAAGACCACAGCGTTGGAGCTGCAGGAGTCGTCGGTGGCCTCAGTGATGGAGTTGCCGGGGCCACCTGCGACCTCCATGCCGGAGTTGCAGGGGCCCCCTGTGACTCCAGTGCTGGAGTTACCTGGGCCCTCTGCTACCCCGGCGCCAGAGTTGCCAGGGCCCCTTTCTACCCCAGTGCCTGAGTTGCTAGGGCCCCCTGCGACAGCAGTGCCCGAGTTGGCGGGGCCCTCTGTGACATCAGTGCCACAGTTGTCACAGGAATTGTCAGGGCTTCCAGcaccatccatggggttggagCCACCACAGGAGGTACCAGAGCCACCTGTGATGGCACAGGAGTTGCCAGGGCTGCCTGCAGTGACAACAGCAGTAGAGTTGCCAGGGCAGCCTGTGGTAACAGTAGCAATGGAGTTGACCGAACAACCTGTGACGACGACAGAATTGGAGCAGCCTGTGGGGATGACAGCGGTGGAACATCCTGGGCAGCCTGAGGTGACAACGGCAACAGGGTTGCTGGGGCAGCCTGAGGCGGCAATGGTGCTGGAGTTGCCGGGACAGCCGGTGGCAACGACAGCGCTGGAGTTGTCAGGGCAGCCTTCGGTGACTGGGGTGCCAGAGTTGCCAGGGCTGCCTTCGGCAACTAGGGCGCTGGAGTTGTCGGGGCAACCTGTGGCAACTGGGGCACTGGAGTTGCCTGGGCAGCTCATGGCAGCTGGGGCACTGGAGTTCTCGGGGCAGTCTGGGGCAGCTGGAGCACTGGAGCTTCTGGGGCAGCCCTTGGCAACAGGGGTGCTGGAGTTGCCAGGGCAACCTGGGGCGCCAGAGTTGCCTGGGCAGCCTGTGGCAACTGTGGCGCTGGAGATCTCTGTTCAGTCTGTGGTGACAACGGAGCTGTCAACGATGACCGTGTCGCAGTCCCTGGAGGTGCCCTCGACGACAGCGCTGGAATCCTATAATACGGTAGCACAGGAGCTGCCTACTACATTAGTGGGGGAGACTTCTGTAACAGTAGGAGTGGATCCCTTGATGGCCCAAGAATCCCATATGTTAGCTTCTAACACCATGGAGACCCATATGTTAGCATCCAACACCATGGACTCCCAAATGCTAGCGTCCAACACCATGGACTCTCAAATGCTAGCATCCAACACTATGGACTCCCAGATGTTAGCCTCTAGCACCATGGACTCCCAGATGTTAGCAACCAGCTCCATGGACTCCCAGATGTTAGCAACCAGCTCCATGGACTCTCAGATGTTAGCAACCAGCTCCATGGACTCTCAGATGCTAGCAACCAGCTCCATGGACTCTCAGATGTTAGCAACCAGCTCCATGGACTCCCAGATGTTAGCAACCAGCTCCATGGACTCCCAGATGTTAGCAACCAGCTCCATGGACTCCCAGATGTTAGCAACCAGCTCCATGGACTCCCAGATGTTAGCAACCAGCACCATGGACTCCCAGATGTTAGCCACTAGCTCTATGGACTCCCAGATGTTAGCATCTGGCACTATGGACTCTCAGATGTTAGCTTCTGGCTCCATGGATGCTCAGATGTTAGCGTCTGGTACCATGGATGCCCAGATGTTAGCATCTAGTACCCAAGATTCTGCTATGTTGGGTTCAAAATCTCCTGATCCCTACAGGTTAGCTCAGGATCCTTACAGGTTAGCTCAGGATCCGTATAGGTTAGGTCATGACCCTTACAGGCTAGGTCATGATGCCTACAGGTTAGGGCAGGATCCCTATAGATTAGGCCATGATCCCTACAGACTAACTCCTGATCCCTATAGAATGTCACCTAGACCCTATAGGATAGCACCCAGGTCCTATAGAATAGCTCCCAGGCCATATAGGTTAGCACCTAGACCCCTGATGTTAGCATCTAGACGTTCTATGATGATGTCCTATGCTGCAGAACGTTCCATGATGTCATCTTATGAACGCTCTATGATGTCTTATGAGCGGTCTATGATGTCCCCTATGGCTGAGCGTTCTATGATGTCCGCCTACGAGCGCTCTATGATGTCAGCCTATGAGCGCTCTATGATGTCCCCTATGGCTGAGCGCTCTATGATGTCAGCTTATGAACGCTCTATGATGTCAGCCTACGAGCGCTCCATGATGTCCCCAATGGCTGACCGATCTATGATGTCCATGGGTGCTGACCGGTCTATGATGTCATCGTACTCTGCTGCTGACCGGTCTATGATGTCATCGTACTCTGCAGCTGACCGATCTATGATGTCATCTTATACTGCTGATCGTTCAATGATGTCTATGGCAGCTGATTCTTACACCGATTCTTATACTGATACATACACGGAGGCATATATGGTGCCACCTTTGCCTCCTGAAGAGCCTCCAACAATGCCACCATTGCCACCTGAAGAGCCACCAATGACACCACCATTGCCTCCTGAGGAACCACCAGAGGGTCCAGTGTTAGCCGCTGAGCAGTCAGCATTAACAGCTGAAAATACATGGTCTGCTGAGGTGCCAGCATTAGCTCCTGAAGAGTCTGTATCGCTGCCTGAACCTCCTGTGAGTCAAAGTGAGATTGCGGAGCCTTTGGCAGTGACTGCTAATTATTCAGTGTCAGCATCGGAGCCTTCAGTGTTAGCATCAGAGGCTGACGTGACTGTTCCAGAACCACAGCTAGAGCCAGAGTCTTCAGTTATGTCAACACCTGTAGAGTCTGCTGCTGGAGCAGAAGAGCATGAAATGGTTGCAGAGAGACCAGTGACTTACATGGTGTCTGAAACTCCCACAACATCAGCTGAACCAACTGTGTTAACATCAGAGCCTTCTGTTATATCAGAGACAGCAGAAACTTATGATTCCATGAGGGCTTCAGGACAGACTGCCTCAGAGGTATCTATGTCTCTGCTGGAGCCAGCAGTACCTATTGCAGagccatcacagagcactgtaGATCTGCCAGCCATGGCTGTTCCAGAGCACCCAGCTGGGATTGTTTCAGAGACATCAACCGTGGCTGTCCCAGAGCCACAGGCTGAGGCTGTCCTAGACCCTCCAGCTGCAGCTGTCCAGGACCCTCCAGCTGTGGCTGTCCTGGACCCACCAGCTGAGGCTGTACCAGAGCCCCTGGCCTTGTCTGAGCCAGAGCATGTTACTGTTGCTGTGCCAGTTGTCTCTACCCTGGAGCCTACTGTGCCTATTCTGGAACCAGTGGTGTCCATCCTTCAACCTAATGTGATTGTTTCAGAACCATCTAGTTGTGTCCAAGAGTCCACTGTGACAATTTCAGAGCCTCCTGTCACTGTCTCAGAGCAAACTCAAGTAATACCAGCTGAGACAGTTGTAGAGTCTACAGCAGTAATATTAGAATCTAGTGttataaaaggaatgaatttacTATCTGGTGATCAAAGTATTGCTTCAGAGATTGGCCTGCAGGAGATAGCCATGCATTCAGAGGAAGAGCCACGTGCTGAAGGACTCCTGAAGAGTGGCTCTAATGAAACTGAAAATTGTATAAGTACAGACCTTAACATAAATAATCACTTAATTGCTCAAGAGATGGAATGTAGCACAGTGTCTGCTGCCAGCACTGGTGCTATTGGTGAAATGGGTGAAGAGGCAGTTTTGCCTACCAGTGAGACTAAACAATGCACAGTATTGGATACCTGTCCTAGTGTTAGTGAAACTGAGCTAGGAGGAACTCTGTCTTCTGTTGGTCCCCTTGTCCTTGAATCTGAAGCAGTGGGAACTGGTAAGGATCTTGAATTTGGCACAGCATCTGCTCTCAGTTCAGTTAGTAAATATGATGGTGAAGTATCTTTAACTACTCAAGATACTGAACATGACATGGTAATTTCCACCAGTCCCAGTGGTGGCAGTGAAGCTGACATAGAGGGACCTTTGCCTGCTCAAGACATTCATCCTGATTTATCTAATAATTTTATCAACAAGGATGCAGAAGGATCATTACCTGTACAGGAGAGTGACCAGATGTTAGCAGCTGCTATCAGTCCTAAAGAAAGTAGTGGAGAAGATAAAGAAGTATCTCTCACTACTAAAGAGATATTGTCTGATTCAGGATTTCCTGCCAGCATTGATGATATTAATGAAGCTGATTTAGTGAGACCATTACTTCCTAAAGACATGGAACGTCTTACAAACCTTAGAGCTGGTATTGAAGGACCTTTACTTCCGAGTGAGGTGGAACGGGATAAATCTGCTGCCAGTCCAGTTGTAATTAGTATACCAGAAAAAGCTTCAGAGTCGTCTTCAGAGGAAAAAGATGATTATGAAATTTTTGTAAAGGTTAAGGACAcacatgaaaaaagcaagaaaaataagaacCGTGACAAAGgcgagaaagagaagaaaagagactcTTCATTAAGGTCGAGAAGTAAACGTTCCAAGTCTTCTGAACACAAATCTCGAAAACGCACCAGTGAATCTCGTTCTAGGGCAAGGAAGAGATCATCTAAGTCCAAGTCTCATCGCTCTCAAACACGTTCGCGGTCACGATCAAGACgcaggaggaggagcagcaggTCAAGATCAAAGTCCAGGGGAAGGCGATCTGTATCAAAAGAGAAGCGCAAAAGATCTCCGAAGCACAGATCCAAGtccagggaaagaaaaagaaaaagatcaagcTCCAGGGATAACCGGAAAACAGGTAGAGCTCGAAGTCGCACCCCAAGTCGTCGGAGCCGGAGTCATACTCCGAGTCGTAGGAGAAGATCCAGATCCGGGGGGAGAAGGAGCTTTAGCATTTCCCCTAGCCGACGGAGCCGCACCCCAAGCCGACGGAGCCGCACCCCAAGCCGAAGGAGCCGCACCCCAAGCCGAAGGAGCCGCACCCCTAGCAGACGGAGCCGGACCCCGAGTCGACGGAGCCGGACCCCGAGTCGTCGGAGAAGATCAAGATCTGTGGTAAGAAGACGAAGCTTCAGTATATCACCAGTCAGATTACGGCGATCACGAACACCCTTGAGAAGAAGGTTTAGCAGGTCTCCAATCCGTCGCAAACGATCCAGGTCTTCAGAAAGAGGCAGATCACCTAAACGTCTCACAGATTTGA ATAAGGCTCAGTTACTTGAAATAGCCAAAGCTAATGCAGCTGCCATGTGTGCTAAGGCTGGTGTTCCTTTACCACCAAACCTAAAGCCTGCACCCCCACCTACAATAGAAGAGAAAGTTGCTAAAAAGTCAGGAGGAGCTACTATAGAAGAACTAACTGAG aaatgcaaacagATTGCACAGAGTAAAGAAGATGATGATGTAATAGTGAATAAGCCGCATGTTTCggatgaagaggaagaagaaccTCCTTTTTATCATCATCCCTTTAAACTCAGTGAACCCAAACCCATTTTTTTCAATCTGAAT ATTGCTGCAGCAAAGCCAACTCCACCAAAAAGCCAGGTAACATTAACAAAAGAATTCCCTGTATCATCTGGATCGCAACATCGGAAAAAAGAAGCAGATAGTGTTTATGGAGAGTGGGTCCCTGTAGAGAAAAACggtgaagaaaacaaagatgatgatAATGTTTTCAGCAGCAATTTGCCCTCTGAG CCTGTGGACATCTCTACAGCAATGAGTGAACGGGCACTTGCTCAGAAAAGACTCAGCGagaatgcatttgaccttgaaGCTATGAGCATGTTAAATCGTGCTCAGGAACGG ATTGATGCCTGGGCTCAGCTGAACTCTATTCCCGGCCAGTTCACAGGAAGTACAGGAGTACAGGTTTTGACACAAGAACAGTTGGCCAATACTGGTGCCCAAGCCTGGATTAAAAAG